The following are encoded in a window of Hemiscyllium ocellatum isolate sHemOce1 chromosome 46, sHemOce1.pat.X.cur, whole genome shotgun sequence genomic DNA:
- the drap1 gene encoding dr1-associated corepressor — MPSKKKKYNARFPPARIKKIMQTDEEIGKVAAAVPVIISRALELFLDSLLTKACHVTQSRNAKTMTTSHLKQCIELEQQFDFLKDLVASVPDMQGDNEDNHMEGDKTPRRGRKPGSGRRNTNGGAGPGPKAKDRKQSSTESEQEEESEDSETDEEEASRSSADKPGRQVQSPRSVFSGPLPALPVPTCSPALGNLPMPAATPMCQDGGEDDDYDS; from the exons GCCAGAATAAAGAAAATAATGCAGACCGACGAGGAGATCGGAAAGGTGGCTGCTGCTGTTCCAGTGATAATCT CCCGAGCCCTGGAGCTGTTCCTGGATTCCTTACTGACCAAGGCCTGCCATGTGACCCAGTCGCGAAACGCCAAGACCATGACTACGTCTCACCT GAAGCAGTGCATTGAGTTGGAGCAGCAGTTTGATTTTCTGAAGGATCTGGTCGCCTCTGTGCCAGACATGCAAGGCGATAATGAGGACAACCACATGGAAGGTGACAAGACCCCGCGGAG GGGGAGGAAGCCCGGATCCGGACGGAGAAACACAAATGGAGGAGCGGGACCGGGGCCCAAAGCCAAGGACAGGAAGCAGTCCAGCACCGAGTCGGAGCAGGAG GAAGAGTCGGAGGACAGCGAGACGGACGAAGAGGAGGCATCCCGGTCCAGCGCGGATAAGCCCGGACGCCAGGTCCAGAG CCCCCGGTCAGTCTTCAGCGGTCCGCTGCCAGCCTTGCCCGTGCCGACCTGCTCGCCGGCGCTGGGCAACCTACCGATGCCCGCGGCCACCCCGATGTGTCAAGACGGCGGAGAGGATGATGACTACGACTCCTAG